The sequence CACTTGTTCCTGAAGATATGTGGTTAGCTTCTCTACGCTTTCCTCTTCTTCCTGTCTTTTATTATATTCACATGACTGGAATAATGTGTACAAGATTTTACTTGTACTGTTGAGCATATGATGAGATGTTCCCTCTTCCATTGGCATCTATTATATTATAACGACCGGTCCAATCGAGGAATATATGTGATCTGCTATTTGACTGTTTGGGATAGCATTCTGCACCTCATGAATTTGAATGGAATTAGCAATAAGTGCTCTTCGCATTTTCATGACATTTCTACAAGTCACTTTATTAAGTGCTTGGTTACTTTAGaatttttaaatatcatattttatcTTGGGTGAGTATTGAAGCTTCTGTTTAATCACCCTCTCCCCAATTCCTTTAATTTTGACAAGTCTACTCGTTCCTTAGTGTTCTCTTTGGTGCAAGATATTATTTTCTAATAGTATATCAAAAATAAATTATGATATGATTAACTGCTTCGATGGTTAAAATTGTGGACATTTTTGCTGGATACTTAACGAACCTAGTGAACACATACTAGTTTGTCACTTGTATTATGATGGACCGTGGTGATAGTACAGTAACATTATACATGAACTGCTATGTGATTTAGTTTTATCTCATGTGGTTGATTATTAATGTGTATTAATGAAGGTTTTGCCCTCAATGCAAAGAACGGCGACAAGCCAGTAAAAAGCTTGACCTTTGGCGGCTTCCAGAAGTGTTGGTCATCCATCTTAAAAGATTCTCATACAGCCGGTCGATGAAGCATAAACTAGAAACATTTGTCAACTTTCCAATTCATGATTTTGACTTGACAAATTATGTTGCCAATAAAAATAACTCCCAACGGCAACTGTATGAACTGTACGCTTTAACCAACCATTATGGTAGCATGGGTAGTGGTCACTACACTGCACATATAAAGGTGAGTAGAAATTAGCAAGTTTGTTCCTCTagtttgtgtatatatatatatatatatatatatatttatttgacgttttatttatttatttattattatttaggtCATTCTTAATTGCAGTTTGATTGATTACTAGTGCTTAATTTTAGATACTATTTTGTCAATGATACCGTGCTTCCATATATTGTATATACGTATTTAAGTTTTGGTTGAACTAAAGCTTTGGGGAGATATAATGTATTTTTACACCCCCCAACTACTGAAATGTATCGTCTTGGCTTCTTACAAATTCAATccttattttgttctttttttctttgtctAGCTTATCGACGAAAACAGGTGGTACAGTTTTGATGATAGTCACATATCACTTATAAATGAAGAAGAGGTGAAATCAGCCGCTGCTTATGTCCTCTTCTATCGGCGGGTAAAGACAGAAGATGTATCACTTAGTAATGGAGTCCAATCATGTGCCTCAACTCAGAAATAGATGTCACTGTTCACTGTgcttatttttcttaaaaatggAATTTCAGGTATGAGTGCATTGTAACTTTATTGCATATATACTCGCCACTCTTGTTCTGGTTTCAGTAATTCCAGAAGCGAGTGAATGCTAAAGAAACTGTCCACTACAAGTGGCTGTTTAGCATGTGAACCTGTTGTGAAGTAATGGAAATCACATGGGATATTTATCCCCAtgtttttgtaaaaaaaaaaaaaaaaaagcaaggAAAGGACAGAAATTTTAGAACCAGAAATCTTAAAACTTTATTTGAAATCCTTCCTTTTATACTAACGTACTAAATGACTGGATAGTCTGTGTTGTACTTATACCATCCATTTTCTTGAAAATCGGCATTCCTTGTGACGTTGAACTAATTTTTGCTTCCTTCCATCTAGTAGAATCCTTGTGTTTGGTGAATTTTAGAATTTCATTCTTTCAAGAGATTTGGATGGCTTTTGAGCCTAATGATTTGAATTGAAACCTTTTTGGAAGAACTACTAATTAACTGCTTGACGTTGTCTTATGGTGAGTTTGATATTACTTTTGAAATGGCTGAATATTAGCCACTTCTCAAAAAATTTATAATGTTCAGTTACCTTGTGGAAAAATGGTTTTGATCATCTCTTAAACACCACGTTAAGGTGCTTTTTGGAGAATACACCCAACTAATGCTTTTAAAGAAGTGTTTGTACAAAAGCACCAAGATCATCTTATGTTCTTTTGTGGAGTTGTTATTTAAAGACTCAGAAAGTTCAGATCATGCTTTGTGGAGTTGTTAGTTTGCTGAGATGATCTGAACAGATTCTTCAAGGCTTTGAGCGTCTAGACTCTAAACGGCTTGTAACAAATTGTGCAAGGCTTTTGAGATAAGAGGAATGACTCTGGTATGCTCGTTTCTTTTGCGGTGTTGCAAAATTTCTGGCTTAAAAGAAATAGGTGGTAGGTTTTTTAGGAATGTCAAGAGTTATAGTAAGAGGTTTGGATTAACTCATTCTTTTGAACAGGAGCTCCTTTTTATGTGGTGTTGTAATTTGTTAGAGCTTTTGTTCTATGGATTTTGGCTCCTTTTGCAACTCAGAATAAAGTTTCAGCAAAATCTATACCAAACTCAATTCATATCTCCCGAAAAGCATGGCTAGTGGTTAATGGAGTCTCATGGTGTATGTGCTGTTGAAATTCCAATAttagggagaaaaaaaaaaggaagaaagaaagaaaacggAATGACTCGACTCTTGAGGCTGTAGTTTGATATTCTGACTGTACGGAAACATGGGGATTCGACCAATATTTGAAGATTACAAAGGGCTTTGATCACTATGTTGTATGGATAATTTGTTTAGATATCTTGTACAAAGTTTGTGGCTAATGCTCAATTTATAGTTTTAACATTATCATGCTTAGGTTTTTTTTGTCACGTGTGCTTCATTGTTCtatgtttcaattttttttgctCTCATTCTGTTAATGGAATATGTATATTtgaattttaatctttttctgGTTGGATTTTGAATTTTCACTTTTGTTCACAACACCTCATGATTGTGTGAAATTTTAATATGGCAAAAAACAATACTTGGGTGTGTACACATCTCTATCCATCCTATTTTATCCCAcacaagaaaaaggaaagattttTTATGCGAAAAACTGTGATTGATGTGATTTTTTTGCTTTTACTTTTCTATTTGATTTTCTACGTGTTATTATCGCTCGTTGACAAGACAAATAGATTTTTGGCCATTAGATTAGAGTTAAAAACATAATGTTCTTTTCGATTCATCAAATCACTgtaaacataattttttttttggcatAGTTAACTTCTAGGTAGTAATTAAACTCACTTTTGAACATTTTGTAGGGACATTTTTTGCACTCAGAAATTCAACCTAAACAAACACttcgaattcaaaattcaatttgATATTGCACGTCTTCTTGCCCTATTACTTTGTTTTTGAAGTAATTTTATGCTTTTTAGTACaaaaattgttttctaaagtaatTTTATCTTTAAGTAAATAAACATGAGGGAGATTTGAAACATTGAACATTTAGCTATGTTCATGTTAACATGTTTTTTGTGTGTTAATTTCTTTTTGTAACGAACAACATTTACTTTAGTTTTATGCCATTAACTTATATCATCCTAATAAACTATAATCCATGTAAAAAAGAGACGTTTGTTTGAGTTTATCACTTTTCTAAACCAAACACTGCGCAAACCATATAAAAAAGGATCCATTTACATTTGTAACATGAGAATAATTTATTGATTTAGATAGAAATTGACAGTACTCTTTGTGGGCTATTTTACAACTAAAATATTGTTGATCTTTGTGATTTTCAGACTATTTTTTCCATTCATTTGATAAGAATCGAGAGGAGTTCAAAAATATTAAAGGAACTAGATGAgaagtataaaaaaaattccGGTGAGTCTACTAAAGTCAAATATACGAGAGAGTAGTATTGAGTCACTATTTGGAGCATCTCAAAGCTTGAAAGGGTATTTGGGTACGAAATATTTTTGAAGGTAATATCTCAAAGCCTAATCTATTCCATTGATTCTAAACTAGACTAAATACTATTTCAAGTCCACAGGGGCTCCAAAACATTACTCTCCTCAAATAAGTATGAATAGGAGTAATAACCTTGAGGGCTAGCAATGTTGTAATGGTCATTAAGTGATTGATGATAATGCATGGGTGGTTCTGGCATTTGACCCAATTCCTTGCAAATTAGAGTCATCAAATTGGCTTGTTGACAATGCATTCTGAGAACCTCTGCTTGAGCCTTGGCTAACTCTATTTGTAGGTCATTTATTTGTCTTTGGAGATGGAAAATTGAGCCCGCACATCCATAAATAGGATCTCTTATTCTTGCACTTGCTTCATATACCATGCTGTTCACGGCATCTGCTCTTTGCGATTTCGGAAGATTCTAACAAATTCAATACGAGATTAAGGATTATATCTCCTAAGATTTTAATGTATTCTCATATTTTTCCTCTTAGGGATTagtaaaaattgttttttccaCGGACGATGatcattaaaacaataatatttaaataataagtTTCTAGCCTTTTTTTAGCACTAAGGGTTGAGGGAGTTAAATTGAATCATATATTTTTCATAGTTGCTAACGCATTTTAGGAATGTGAAGGTAAAATATAAACACACAACACACACAAATTATAGTGCTAtttacattaaaaataaaacaaaataagaatttgaaatcatctaattttgaaaaaaaaaataataaaaaaaagaaaagaaaagaagaaacgaaaggtttgttgggaaaagaaaaGGTTACCTGAAGCAACTTGATAATGTTGCTAGCACCAAAGACTCTATGGGCAATAGTGAATTTGAGAGGTTCCATTGGAGGAAAATACGGCCCTAATTCACAATTCTCTCGGCATCTCCGCCGGAGAATTTTACAAGCCGCACACGGCTGAGTACTACCCACCACCGCCGCCGCCGACGCCGTATTTGCTTCTTCACTTTTCTTCATATTTTAGCCGGCGGAGAGATGGGACTAATTGATCGGAACCCAAACCAAGTAAGCATAAATAGGCAAAGGGAAAGGTCCAATCAATAACGGCCTAATTAAAACGACAACgtcttctctttcattttttatcttttatttaccTTATCGTTTGGGTTTGCATTGTTTATGGCTTGGCtgcttttatattttgtatttttttctttctaaaagttgtcttattgttattattttttggcTTTTTTTGTACGAAAATTCTAAGGGTTTGAAAAAATTAACCCATTTTTCTTACATGGGATTAGAATACAGAAATTGATAGAGAGgaatgattaattatatatgcaaactttataactttaaTTTGTGATTAGTTAAAAAAATTAGGTGTGTTTTAACTACTAGAAATATTTTCGAATATTAAATATcgatttctttttttagaatttttttttttggggagAAATAAAGTCATTCCAACGTTTGAAGAATAAATGGAAGACAATAAGTCATATGTTATTGGAATTTGATCACAGTAATATATTGATCATAACAATAAACATCCaaatttctattaatttcttccaccaaattaattaaactttatctCCATTACACCTTTTGCTTCTATATAGTCAATGcatgtttttaaaattacaactttttttatttatttttaatttctagaaaataaacaataaattattattattattattttgtctTATTTATTTCAACTTTTATATCAGAAGATAGTTATTTCAataaaaacattggttaaaaaTAAACTTTAGACGAGTATGGTTGATTGTAACGAAGGTTTGTAGGGTAaatttttacaaattaaaaattaaatagaaattaaacCGAACAAAACCtaaatgattatcaaacaaaatttaaatggtTAACAACGATATTATTTTGTAATAAAAGTTCAAAGAGATATACAAGAGAAAACAAAACCCTGACTTTCCTTTCTATTTGATATCGATAACAATCataaattaaatagaaaaatatagaagaaaaaCTCTTACAATATATACTCACTAGATCAATACCTGATAAGGACAAATATATTCTAGAAGATCGACCTTTGTTTATAATGGACCGGTATTACAAAGATTAAAAAGAACGCTTTATGGGCTATCTTAACATGTTGTTTTAAAActttcaataataatataatttctTTCGTTTTAAAATCTTTATCATTTATAGACGTGGTTTTTAGATATTTAAAAAACTCACGTATTTTCTTCAATATTTTAGTAAATCAATAGCGATAGATTCAGAATTTCATAAAAGGGACATAAACTTTGCACTAAAGTCTATAGTTCGACTTAACAATATCAATCTTGAAAGCAAGGAATCAAAggttatatttttttgttgCGAGTTCTAGTCGTACAAATTAATTAGAGATCAACATATTGAGAATTACTTGAACATTGCAATATTGCAACGTTCAATTTTTTATATGTGATTCTTGTTTTGTATAATTCTAGTTTAGTTCATCATCTTCAAGAATTGGAATCTCCTCTACCATtctattaataaaataaaatttattgtttattattatcacttaatttaaaattatattaatctataatgttttttaaaatataacaaagctgtaaaatataattttgaaaacagataaattattttaataacaatttttattcttttttcaataGTTTCTTTTTGATAAACTCATCAATGAGCTTCTAATTTCAATTTAGATAGATAACTCTAATAAACAACCCAAAAAAAGTAACATTAATTCTCATATTATATCGttaatttggtttttttcttctttttctttttcagcaagatctaaaaaatatttattgcaATTTCAGATGCATTAGATGATAACTTGCTAATTGACACGTGCCACACAATCACATCTTCTATCGTCTAGGCTTTGACCATCATATTCAAAGTAAACTAACATTCACGCActtgttaaatttaaaaaggGGCACTCAAATATTTTGAAGCACATCTTGTAAAcccaataaatatatatatatatatacacgttgaaataataaaacaattaaaaatatttataaatatagcaaaatattactatctataataaataataaaagtttatcGATTTTAAATACCGTTTATCAATATGATATAAACGCTTTATTTTAGagaatttttcataaatataataaattaacaaaatatttaagtaataaaatgaaaaactCACGAAGAtggtcattttttaaaaattatttcgGGTTTACTAttccttttcatcgtctttcttctccctcttctatgatcttttttcttttcatcgtctttcttctctttttttttcctaaactattatttagttcaagatctataccaaatataaaatatttttcaatttttttaaactattatttgatataaaagatcttaaaaaaatgtcaaatctaaacaaattGTGTACttgaatcttaaaaaaaaatcatttagccaaatctaaatgatcatgtagtcaaatctaaataatcatataccaaataatcttgaaaaaaaattgtttagatttgactacccaaatataaacgaccaaatctaaacgatcgtgtataaaatctaaacgatcgtttaatctaattaaacgatcgtgtacaaagaatcttgaaaaaaattaaaaatcgtttagatttggctaagttgagttcttccttccttttgagcaaagaatttgcgaaaaaatGTGAAGttggctttcttcttttttttttttggatttgagTATCATAATCGGATATTTGAGTAGAACTCCTTAAACCTACGGCTACTCAAACTTTAAGGACTCAAATTCGTGTAGTGGAATTCATGAGTCCGGAGGCCAAAAAAGAAGAGGCGCGAAGCcaaacgactgtgaaggagctcttatatttaaaaataactcgactctagaataaagtcaaagacttatCTTAGAATTTGAAAGCAAATTCCTTCCTTATCCAATTAGAAGGAGCCCTTAGATGAACCTTTACCTCTCTCCTTTCAATCGAGCCCTCCACTAGGAGCAAATAgtggagcaaagaatttgcaaaaaACCACTCAAAAAAGTCCGAAGGAGGGACGTTGATGTCGTTGTTAATGgtgacattttttatattttttattgtggaTCTGCggattttttccatttttgaaattattttataatgatcttttttccgtttttgaaattattttatacaccgtaaatattttgtccgCTTTGTCATaacttctttattttattgataaatatttttgttcaattttcTGAAAACTAACTCTACACATCTACAATATAATATACGATGGAATCATATGAATTATTTAAAAGCTacagaataaaaaaaaatagtaataataagaGATTTGTTATTTCTTAACTTATATTATTAATAGTTTGTTGAAATTTCACTGATGATGGTGAAATTTATTGGAAGATTTCAAACCTTCAATGTCCAAGACTTATCAATTAGATGAATTATATCATTGTTGAAGTTGTCAAGATTTTTTTAGAAGTTTCCCTTCGATGAAACAACTTAGGTTTCCAAAGTCTAAAAAGAATTATTATATGTTCATAATTTGCTTAGACTTAAATTTCCAACTTTGTTACCCATTAAGACTGCCATTGACTGTCACAATGTCCCTCCAAATTAAAGCTTCCAAGTGCATGTCcaatgtttttctttctttgttctcTTCACAATATTTCATTGATtcaaataattatttctttCCTAGAATGTAATTACTAATTAAGTAACAtaattttaaattgaattagAGATATTTATACTTATCTATAAATTTATCTACCTAAATGACTTCGGAAGTTACCTACACTAATGTACGTCGTCAAGAGAGTAGGCCACATCTCCCAACGTCGTTGGGAGATGTTAGTATCTTTTGACGTCTTATCCTCACAcgccttttttctctttttcttgtagggacattcatttaaatatttcattttaattacttattttgattattttaatatagttaaatatataaaaaatactATATATGATAAAATTgtagaaaatatttacaagataCGGTAATATTTTATATCCTATCAATGATATACGACATAGACATTAACAAACTTCTTCtatgtttaaaaataaaaagatattaaCAGACAACAATGATgactaaattttataaatattttggtatattatactatatttgaaaatgtctttaaaataaaataatatcgttaattttttgaatattactaaattcaaaattatgAATGTGTTTCTTATATTTTGATcgtattaaattaaataacttaaaaatatattgatatagttataaaaaaaatatgtttttagtCTCTAGGTTTTGAATTTAGTTTCTATTTGGTTATTAGGTTTTAAGAAGTTACACATTTTGACTCTTTTTGATAATCATTTAAGTTCTTTTGTTATCTACGTTCTACcaatgatttaaaaaataagttaaaatttgaaaactaaaaatgaTAGCTTTTAAAAAGTTGTTATTATTTTTGGAATTTGGTCAATAacttaaccataaaaaaatgaaatggttaatgaggtcttaattttttgtttttgattttTGAATACAAACTCctcttacttttaaatttcatgttttgttatttactttttacctaaatttacaaaaattaagccaaattttgaatttttttagagtttatttttgttttttgtttttgacaATTAAATCTATTTTCTCTCGATTTATTTTCATCATCGACATCTTTCTCAAATATATTAGTTGAATGAAATGATGACCAAAACACGTCAGTCAATAagattttagttttgttttaatttgatacATAAGTTTTAAGGTTTACGTTTTTCCGCTACATTCTAAATTTTCATCTTGAGTGTTAATGTTTATTACATTTGATGGGGTAGTGCAGTGAGTTTTCTCGTTCGTTTGGAttgacttaagaaaaaaaatatttttcaagaaacttattttcgtgaaaattgtttaaaatacactTCAAAAATCGTTTTGAGTAGCTTCCAaactctttaatttttttcaaaataacttatattttaaattaaatatttgaaaatataatccAAATACTCTAATGGAGTCAAATCCAAAGGTGGTTGTGCTATGGGTTTTGACTATTAAAGATTGGGTTGATGTAATCAAAGTCCAAATGATGCTTTAGGCCTTTAAAAatttagggtaattataatatgtagcaatttttagaataatcattaagtatgtagtaatattttaaaaaaattgcaaatatagcaaaatctatcggtgatacacttctatcgttgatagactcttatggtttatcagtgatagaccaacatttgctacgtggtctatcggtgataactcctatcattgatagattttgacaaattttgctatatttgcaatttttttaaaatgttgctatatacttaattattttgaatataattgctacatttacAACTATCCCTTAAATTTAGACTTGGCCCTTTAT comes from Cucumis melo cultivar AY chromosome 12, USDA_Cmelo_AY_1.0, whole genome shotgun sequence and encodes:
- the LOC103501684 gene encoding LOB domain-containing protein 1-like; this encodes MKKSEEANTASAAAVVGSTQPCAACKILRRRCRENCELGPYFPPMEPLKFTIAHRVFGASNIIKLLQNLPKSQRADAVNSMVYEASARIRDPIYGCAGSIFHLQRQINDLQIELAKAQAEVLRMHCQQANLMTLICKELGQMPEPPMHYHQSLNDHYNIASPQGYYSYSYLFEESNVLEPLWT